GACCAGTGGTTTCGTAGTGGTAACGTGGATTGGCTGGATTGCTAAATTGTTGCGGGACAAACGAATCTGGAATTGTTTTGGAGAGTTCAAAAGCTTTGTCAATGGCGCCTTGCATCCCCAGTTCATTAGGGGTGTAGACAATTTCACCACCCAATGCCTGAGTCACTTTCATCTTCTCAATGCTGTATCCTTCAGGGACACACAACACAATCCGGTAACCTCGGGCCCGACCAATCAATGCCAGACCAACGCCGGTATTGCCCGCTGTTGGTTCAATAATTGTTCCGCCAGGTTTTAAGAACCCCTGTCGTTCAGCATCGGTAATCAAGCCCATCGCGGCACGATCTTTAATGCTGCCGCCAGGGTTTAAATATTCAAGTTTTCCGTAGACATTGGCTGCTCCGGCGGGAACAACATGCTTGAATCGGAGGAGCGGGGTTTTCCCGATAAGTTCAGTAATATCTTCTGTTACACCTAGAGCCATACCTTTAAGAGCGCCTTTCGTTGACCTGTTCGAAGATTTTTGGCTGAATCCACAACAAGCACAAAAGCCGTGACCGGCTTCTTCTAACCCGGACCTCAGAAAAAATTGTGAGGGAGATAAAGACAAGTGGGGGTAAAAAAATGTGCAAGATAAAAAGATCGCCAGCTAAACAGTTGGTTAAACTGTAGCTGGCGATATTACCTCAGGGGGGGAAGGGTGTCAAATTACCCCCAATTTGATGAATTGAAAAAACAGAAAAGCCTGGAGCATTCCTGTTTTTTATTGATAAAACAAGGGTTACGACAAATCGCGCCGATGATCCGGGCTGATTGAAATTTCTTCAGCCTCATTGTGCTCGCGGGTGAAGAGCAAATACCCAACCCCGACCACAATCACAAACGCGAGCATAATGATGATCAAAAAAGGCCAGGGGACGGCTGGATTTCCTTTTTCAGTTCCTGAAAAGGCCAGTAAGAAAATGGGGCCGATCACCAAACTGACAAGTCCGACAATCGGGGCCGCCGTGCTAATCCAGTCGTAGGTTGGCGTGGCGATACGCTCACCCACCAATGCCCCAGCTAAGGCCGCAATCACAACGGCTGCCATGGCAAACAGAAGGCTGAGAACAGCACCTTTTTTGAGGGCATACGCCATCAACAGCACATCTGCAAATTGAAGGGTACCGGCTGCTTCACCCGCCTGGGTCGCACTCAATGCGGAAATAGTCGTATTGAGCGTGATCGCCAGCAGCGAGACCAGCAACGGCTCTAAAATAATCACGTGGTCAGCCAACAGCCCCATGACCAAACCACCGCCAAAATAGGCTGCCAGCGTAAATCCCAACATGATGTAAAAAGTGGTTTCCGGGAAATTTTGTCCCAGTTTAAGTCCAAAGAACGCAGCCAGAAACTGCATTCCGAACATGATGCCAAACCCGAGCAGCAATCTTTTCCATCGTTCGTCCATGGTGGGTCTCCTCTACAGTGAAACTGTCACGATGTTGGTCTTGCTCCAAAATGTGTGCAGGTAGCCGCCTACCTGAGTTCAGATCGTTTGAAAGTACTGCGAGTGTAAAGCTTGAAGGGGTAACAAGAAATGGAATGATCTTCTGTTTTGTGTTACGAAATACAGGGAACCGATGTTTGTCCAAGTTTCCCAAAATCTTGGGTTTAAACGGGTTTATTGCTGATAGCAATGTACGTTGGCGTGCTGACCTGTGTCAAATACCTGATGAGTATTGAGAAGAGGAATCCATAGTTCTTTATTGAGACTGAGCAGGGGTTCAATTTTTTTGTTTTTCAAAGAAGCGAACCGTCTTGCGTTCGATCAGGTGATTATGAAACATCGTGGGGTTCCAGCGGTGCCGTTGGCGGAGCTTCGGGCATCTGCCGGTCTGAAGGCCACTCCTGGCGTGGCTGCCCCAGTGATCCACTCGGGGTACGCTCAGTTCCATTCCAGTCCTGGCGTAAGGCCCCCGAACCAGATCGCTCACCAGCCCATTCAGGCGGATAGCGACGATGGAGGTTTCCGGTGTTGTACCGGTCGGTTTTGGCAATTTCATGGACCAGTAAGTCAAGTTCGATAAACCGATCCGCCACGTCAATCAAGCGTGGAGAGGTATTGCCTCGAAATCCGGCAATCTCAACCCGGACGCCTTTGTAGGCAACGGCATTGACTGCGTAGGCAAAATCCTCATCTCCGCTGACCAAAATCGCGGTGTCATATTTATCAGCCAGTGAAAGCATATCCACCGCGATTTCAACATCGAGGTTGGCTTTCTTGGTACCATCAGCGAATGTTTTTAATTCTTTTTCAACGACCCGATACCCATTGCGACGCATCCAAAGCAAAAATCCTTGTTGCCGCTCTGCCTGCTGATCTACGCCGGTATAAAAAAAGGCCCGGAGTAGCGTATCATCCCCCCGAAGTATATCCAGCAGTTTGGCATAATCGATTTCAACTCCAACGGATCGTGCAGCGTGAAAGAGGTTGTTCCCATCAATAAAAATAGCGACCTTACCTCGATGGGAAGAGGTAGGACGGCTTGGACGACCATTTTCGTGCGCCATAGGAAATCTCCTAACGGAAGGCGACATGCAGTGAACGAGATACTTGGTGAAGGATGAGCGAAAATGATTGTATCCTTCGCTCCGTGTAAAGGTCAATTCAGGAGCCAGAAAACCGTCCAGACTTTTCACAAGTTTGCTCAAATACCCGGACCTGACTCAATAAATTACTCTTTTTCAATATCTTGAAAATTTTTATGCTTCCATATCTGGAAAAACCTGAGGGGATTACCTTTGAAGTCAAAGTCCAGCCCAACGCCCCGCGTACCCGCATTCTGGGTCAGCATGACACGGCGCTGAAACTGGCACTGGCGGCACCGCCGGTGGATGGGAAAGCCAACGCCGAATGTATCCGGTTTTTGGCAAAATTTTTTGACCTTTCCCGGAGTCAAGTGGACATCCTGACTGGCGAAACCACACGCAACAAAGTTATTCTGTTACGTGGCCTTTCAGCCCAGGCTTTTGAAGCCAAACTGAAGCAAATTGAACTGTAAGGGTACCGGTCGCCAGGCTCAGCGCAGAACGGTTGACTGGTTTTCAGTGGTTCCCTATGGTGTGCGACTCCATACTCAAGCGAACCTCACACCTCAACTCATCAATCACGTCTTTTTTCAGATCAAACGCAAGTACCGCAACGGCATTCCGGCCAGGTCTGGTACGCACCGAAGGATTGTTTTATGAACTACATGACCAAAGAAATGCTCAAACGCTATGGACGTATGGCGTTGGGGCAGATTTTCCCGCCGATCTTTCTCAATATTCTCGTGACCTCGGTGTGTGATATGCGGTGTGTGCACTGCTTTTTCACCGAAGAACTCGATGACAAAGACCGCAAAAAGCTCCAGATGAAAACCAACAACATCGTTCGCATCAGCGAAACGCTGGGCGGAAATCTGGGCGTGCTGGTGATTGCCGGCGGTGAACCGTTTACCCGTATTGACCTGCCACAGATTGCACGTGCCTTTTATGAAAACAACAAGCTAGAATCCATCTACCTGATGTCGAATGGTCAGATCCAAAAGCGGATTCTGCCGGATGTCGAACGCATCCGGAAGGAATGCCCGAATCTGAATGTGACCGTGGCGCTTGGAATTGATGGGCTGGAAACTGAGCACGACAAAATCCGTCAAAAGCCGGGAAGCTGGGCGAAGGCCATCGACACGGCCTTTAAACTCAAAGAACTCAAAAAAGAATATGGCGGCATTGATATTCAAACCTGCACCTGTTTGATGAATTCAAACCAGGATCGCATTTTTGAATGGTATGACTTCCTCAAACATGAACTGAAGCCAGACAAAATCAACGTCAACTATATTCGGCCCCCCTCAGCCCGCCCGGAAGAACTCAACATTGATCTGAATCGGTACCAGAAACTCTCCAAGCAGATTCTGGATGATTCGTGCAGCGCCTCGTTGAAAAATATCTACACCGGCGATTCGGGCTTCTTCAAAGCGGCGATTGATATCTACATGCACGAACTGATCGCCAAAACACAGGTTGAGAACAAAGCCCAACTGCGGTGCTGGGCTGGAACGGCTGGCGGTGTGATCTATGATGAAGGCACGGTTTCAAGCTGCGAAAACCTGCCCGCTATCGGCAACCTCCGCGATTTTGACTGGGATTTTGGCGCGCTGTGGGCATCACAGGCCATGGCTGACCGACGCAAACACGTCAAAAACGGCTGCTACTGCACCCACGAAAGCAATTGCTATTACCCATCGCTGGCCTTCAATCCGGGCCATCTCGTGAAGATCAAGCGACTTGAACGCAATATCCGCGATTCATTCCGCGAAGCTGAAGCCCGCGAAAAAGCCACAGGTCAGGTTGCGGTTGAAAGTCGTTAAACTCGGGCTGAAGAAAACGGGCTTGGGGCGTTTGAAGGGATGAGGGATGAAATAAAACCAATTCTTCATCCCATCGCCTCCAGCTCTGAGCCCAGGTCTTGTGCCCAAACTTCTTCGCCCCATCGTCATGTCATTTAGTTTTTATGATTGTTCGATGTGTTTTGCTTTGTGTCTTGGTGATTTGGGGAGTTTTGTCGGCTCCTTCGGGTCTGGCACAGAGCGGACGCAAACCCGAATCCCCGCCATCTTCCAACACCCTCCCCTTCCCCAACGCCAATCCTTCGCAAGATGACGTCATCAGCCGGGTTCGAACCAACGAAATCGTGCTCCCGGTGACGGTCCGCAACGATTATGGTCGGCTTTCAACTGATTTGAGTGCCCGAGATTTCATCATCGTCGAAGACGGCACCCGCCAGGAAATCACCAGTTTCAATACCCAGCGTGTTCCGCTCAAAGTCGTGCTTCTGCTCGATGTTTCAGGCAGCGTCTTTTCGGAAATGGAGGCCATTCGCAAGGCTTCGATTGAGTTTGTGCGCCAGCTTTCACCCGACGATGAAGTCGCCGTGATTCAATTTGGAAAATCGGTTGAGCTACTCCAGAACTGGACATCAGACCGGGCCAAAATCGAACGCGCCATCAACTGGGAGTATCGAGCGACCCAGGCAAATTTCACCGAAACCCATCTCTGGGATGGCATGTTTCTGGCGGCAGATGAACTGCTTCCGAAAGTTGAAGGCCGTCGCACGATCTTGCTGCTCACCGATTGTGACGATAATGGCAGTCGGGTCACGGATGCTCAGGCGCTCGGCGCCGTCGTGCGCTCAAACTCCAGCCTCTATGTCATCAGTAAAGCCCGTGCAATTGCTGAAGATATCAAACAGAAATATGGTGGGAAACGCGGGGCGATTGCTGGAACCCGAAGTCAGGCCAATGCCCTGTACAATCGCTTTATCGAAGACGAAGCCCGTATGTCCCAGCTTTCCGAGCGATCTGGCGGCAAATTGTTTAATGCCATGAAAAGCGAAGACCTGACGACCGCTTATCGTCAGGTCTGTGAAGAACTTCAAAGCCAGTATGTTTTGACCTACATTTCAAGCAATGAAACCCCAAAGTCAACCTTTCGCAAAATCTCCGTCATTGTGACGCGTCCTGGGATGAAAGCCAGTTGGCGCGAGGGCTACTATTTGGGAAGGGATTAGCCGAGGGAAGAACGAGGTGTTTATGGCATCTTTTGCCGTGAATCAGGTTCATTTAGCCCGGCGGTGTGAAATCTGTCATCAATCCGATGTTTTTGATCCGCAAACCGAAACCTGTGCCCGCTGTGCCAGGGTCTCTCTCAAGAATCAGCTTCTCTCAGTATGTGAACCAGCACGAACACCTGCCAAAATTGTCTTGGCGAAAAGAGCGCAGGAGGCAAAATTGGGGAGTCATACATTCTCCCCAGATCAACCTCTACGGTTTGGATTTGTTGTCACTGGTGCGATGCACTGGGCAGGATTGATGTTTTGGGTGGCCGGGCTTGTATTTTTTAAGCCGGGCCAATCAATTGAAATACCTGTTTTTTTGACCGGGCTTGTTTTGTGTTTGGGAATTCCAATGGTTATGCCATTTGTGGTTGCCAAAAAACGCGGCTGGTCCTGGTTTTCTGGCTATCAAATAACACTGACTGTCATTGGATCAACCCTCAGTTTACTGACCTGGGTGTTGATTTATGTCACGTTGGGGAAGATTCACTAACCGGCTTGCCACTCATCTATCAAATTTCAGATACAGAAACCACGGAACACACAGAACACACAGAAGTTAAAACCAATTCTTCCAATGGTTTCCTTCAGCCACTCGCTTTTCAGTGGTCAGTGCTGTGGGCACTGGTGACGTCGCCGCTGAGGACCTCGTGCACGGTTCCATCTTTGAGTTCCACCCGGAGTGCGCCGTCGGCTCGAACCCCACGCGTCACGCCTTCAATCGTTCGATCTCCAAGGCTGATCCGCACCCACTTGCCATGGACAAAGCTTGAAAGCGAAGCCCACTCCTCGACAATTGATGAGGGATTTTGTTCAAATGCCTGGTAGCTTTTATCCATGGCGCGCAAAAACTCGCTCACCACATTGATTCGAGCCAGTCGTTCACCGGTTTCGAGGAGCAGCGATGTGGCTGGATATAACAGCCCATTCGGAAAGGTCTGATGATAGAGGTTTAACCCAACTCCCAAAATGACATAGGCCACTTTATCACCAACCAGGCCGGATTCGACCAGTACGCCACAGACTTTTTTCCCGTTGATCAGCAAGTCATTTGGCCATTTGATGTCAACATTGACGGCTCGGACAGGCTTTGTGACTTTGCTCACCGCCCGTGCCATTGCCACCGCACCCAGGAAAGAAATCAGCGGCAGCCGATCCAGTGCAATTTGGGGACGGAGCAACACCGAGAGATAGAGCCCTTCCCCACGGGTCGAAATCCACTGGCGCTGATGTCGCCCGCGCCCTGCGGTCTGCTCATCGGCAATGACACAGAGCCCTTCCTGGCCACCGCTTCCAGCCAGTTGCTTGAGCAAAGTATTGGTTGAAGGAAGGCTGTCATAGACGCGGATATCTCCGCGAAGTCGGTCAAAAACGTAGGGTGTGGTGGAAAGAAGTGTGAAATCATCCATGGAAATTGTGGAGTGCGGCCCGCTTGACGCCGCTTTGTGAGATATTGAGTTACGCCTCTGGATGGAGCTGGCGCTGAACAAGTTCGACAAACCGGTTGGTGGCATCCAATGCCGCCCGTGACCCAGCCGCCAGACAATCTGACTCTGGGCCACGGGTACGATAGGATCCGAAAAGCTGAACCCGACTTTCGTTATGTTCGACACGGACCAGCAACACGATCAGGTCTCTGCCAAACGCCTGAGTCCGTTCAAACCCTTCCAACGAGCACTTGAGCAAGTGCTCGGTAAATACCTCCACGATTTCAAGCGTGGCAGTTGCGGCCAACCCAATCGGAGCATCTCCGACAGCCTGCCCTTCACGGCTCGCACGAAAGCGTTGGTCGCCATGTGAACAGTGAATCGTCACCCGACATTGATTCTCAGGTAACGATTCGACCACAACACCTTCAAAACGAAGTCTCAGTGATTGCATAGATACAGCGAAGTAGCGAACCATAGCGAGTAGCGAGTAGCGAGTAGCCAATCAATCACAGTCTGAATTTTGACTTAAACCCATGGGTTCCACGGGTGCATACTGAAAATTGCTTGATTTTTCAAATTGGAAAAATTTTGTTTTACTACTCGCTACTCGCTACTCACTACTCACTACTATTAGGAAAGTGTCATTTTCAGGCTAATGTCAGCCGCGGGAACAGAATGGGTTAAAGCTCCCACTGAAATCAAATCGGCGCCGGCCTCGGCATAAGATCGGACCGTCTCTAACGTGATTGAACCCGATGCCTCGACCAGTGTTTTGCGCCCGGCGGGTTCATTGGCGCGAATGTAGTCAACTGCTTCCCGAATCTGCTCCGGAGTCATATTGTCCAGCAAAATGACATCCGCTGCCGCTTCGACAGCTTCACGGACCTGGTTCAGGTTGGCGGCTTCGATCTCGATTTTGAGCAGGTGAGAGGCAGTTTGACGGGCTCGATTGATGGCCGTGGTCACTCCACCGGCGAGAGCAATATGATTATCTTTGATCAACACACCATCGTCCAGACCAAAGCGATGATTACGACCGCCGCCGATTCGAACCGCATATTTGTCAAAGACTCGAAGACCTGGCGCCGTTTTGCGGGTATCACAGATGCTGGCCGAGGTGCCCTCGACGGCTTTGACATAGGTTCGGGTCAGTGTGGCAATCCCTGACATCCGCTGGAGCAGGTTTAACGCCACTCGTTCGCCAGCCAGCAGAATATGAGCGGGGCCGGCAATCCGGGCCACTTCGGTTCCGGCTGGAATGGTATCCCCATCAAAATAAAAGGCTTCAAGCTGAAGTTCGGGATCGAGCCATTGGAAAACGCATTCGGCGACTTCGAGTCCCGCCAGGACAAGTGACTGTTTCGCCAAAAATCGGCCTCGGGCATCGGCTTCGGCGGGAACAACAGTGCTGGTGGTGACATCGCCCCGCCCCAGGTCTTCTTCAAGAAATGAGGCTACTAAGTGCTGAATAAGGTTGTAATCAAGTCGCATAATTTTGAAAGGCAGAATGGAGAATTGAGAATGAAAAAAAGTGGTTAGTGGCTAGTGGTTAGTGGCTAGGGAGCGTTAAAAAATAAGTTCCTGGGGCGCGTTCTGCCTCGTCCAGGTTTTGGTCTTGCACCGCGAAGCGTTGCCGTTCGGATAGCCGGTCGGTTGGCCGCTTTGGGCCTACCACCGGATCCAAAGGCCACCCCTGTTGTTCCTCGCTTCGCCCGCGCCCCTGCGGGGCGCGGGCGAAGCGAGGAGCACTGGAGAGAACGAACCCGTTCCCGGTGGTAGCTCCCAAAACCTCGCAACCACCGGCTATCCGAACGGCAGCCCTCCGGGATGCTCAATCCAAATGCCTGATTCCCAAAAGAAAACGGGAAGTTGATTTTTTACAGTCCCTTAGTTCTTGGAAGGTATTGATTTCTAATCACTAACCACTAATGCCAGTTAAGAATTGAAAAAATGATCGGATTTGAACCCGCGAAGCGGGTGGAAGGCTCGTAGCCCAGGGTGCAACCCTGGGAAAACGTTGCCTCCTCACCCCGCCCGGTCAGCCGCCTACGGCGGCGGCTGACCGGGCGGGGAAAAGGCGGGGAATGACCCGAATTCCCAGGGCTCGAAGACTCGCCCTGGGCTACGAGCCGGCGCCCACTTCGTGGGCTGAGAACCAAAACGGCTTCAACTCTTCACTGGCATCACTAACCACTTTAATCATTCTTCATTCCTTTAGTTCATCATGGCCAGAACTTCATTCAGTTTGGCCAGTTTGGTTTCAAGTTCCTCGCGTTGAGCATTTTTCTCAGCCACGATATGTTCTGGTGCTTTTGAGGCAAAGTCTGGCGCGCTCAGTGCCGCCAGTAATCCAGTTAACTGCTTCTGGAGTCGGATCACTTCGTTGGTGAGCCGGGTCTTTTCCTTCTCAAGATCAATCACGCCTTCCAGCGGAATCGAAAGTTCGACTTCGGCCAAGACAGCTTTAGCGGCCAAACCAGTCGCAGGTAATTCCGGCGATACATTCAGGCTTTCAACCCTGGCCAGCCGTTTGATCGCCCATTCATATTCCCGGACCATATCCGCCAGATGTTCGTTTGGTGTGGCCACATTTAAGGTAAAGAACACCGACGGAGAAATATTCATCTCCGAACGAATATTGCGCACACGGGTGATAATTCCGGTGAGCACCTCCATATCCTGATGGGCTTCTTCGTCAATGAGCGACCGGTCCCCGGCTGGGAACGGAGCGATACAAATGCTCTCCGGCAGATCAGTCTCACCATTGGCATCACGCCAGATTTTCAACCGCTGCCATAACTCTTCGGTAATGAAGGGCATAATCGGGTGCAACAACCTGAGCGATTGCTCAAGCACGGTCACAATCTGTTGCCGGGCGGCTTTCACTTCCGGTGTGACCTGGGTTGCGGTGACCAGTTGTTTTGAGAGTTCGATGTACCAGTCACAGAAATCATCCCAGAAGAAATGATAAAGCGATTGCGCCGCATCGTGGAACCGATTGTTTTCCAGGGCTGCATTGACATCAATTGCGGTTTGATTGAGTTCCGAAAGAATCCAGCGATCTGGAAGCGAATGCGGGACCGTTGAGTCACCGCTATCGGTTTCAACTTCGGTTCCAGTTTCAAGGTTCATCAAGACGAAGCGGCTGGCATTCCAGATTTTGTTGGCAAAGTTCCGAGCGGCTTCCATTTGCGGAAAATCACTGGGTTCGTCCTTTTTCTTCTTTTCCTGGAGCTTAATATCATTGCCGCTTGTCACGGCGGAAACCAGGGTAAACCGTGCGGCATCTGTTCCATAGCGAACAAACACTTCAAGCGGGTCCACCACATTTCCTTTGGTCTTGGACATTTTCTGCCCCATTCCGTCACGCACAAGGCCCGTGATATAGACCGTTCGGAATGGCACGTCATCTATAAAGTAGAGTCCAAACATCATCATGCGAGCCACCCAGAAAAAGATGATGTCAAAGCCAGTGACCAAAATAGTGGTGGGATAATAGGTTTTCAGGTCTTCGGTCTGGTTTGGCCAGCCAAGTGTCGAGAACGGCCAGAGTGCCGATGAAAACCAGGTATCAAGCACATCCGTTTCCTGCCGTAATGCAACCGTCGGATC
This Acidobacteriota bacterium DNA region includes the following protein-coding sequences:
- a CDS encoding biotin--[acetyl-CoA-carboxylase] ligase, with product MDDFTLLSTTPYVFDRLRGDIRVYDSLPSTNTLLKQLAGSGGQEGLCVIADEQTAGRGRHQRQWISTRGEGLYLSVLLRPQIALDRLPLISFLGAVAMARAVSKVTKPVRAVNVDIKWPNDLLINGKKVCGVLVESGLVGDKVAYVILGVGLNLYHQTFPNGLLYPATSLLLETGERLARINVVSEFLRAMDKSYQAFEQNPSSIVEEWASLSSFVHGKWVRISLGDRTIEGVTRGVRADGALRVELKDGTVHEVLSGDVTSAHSTDH
- a CDS encoding valine--tRNA ligase → MTEQAQPKAQPTEQEIPKVYNPAQIEQNWYPVWENKGYFQPQGDGEPYCIVIPPPNVTGYLHMGHALQHSLMDTLTRWRRMQGLKTLWLPGTDHAGIATQMVVERQLNEQGIRRLDLGREAFEQKVWEWREHSGGTIQKQMRLEGVSVDWSRERFTLDDGLSEAVREVFVRLYDAGLIFRGAYMVNWSPVLNTAVSDLEVEMKEVKGKLYHIKYPIKDSDEYVVVATTRPETMLGDTAVAIHPDDERYQKYHGKHVVLPLVGRDIPFITDHLVEMDFGTGVVKVTPAHDPNDFEMGKRHNLEFISVIGKDAKMTAEAGEAFVGLDRYKARAKVIELLTEQGLLEKIEDYTHKVGHCQRSQVAIEPLISDQWFLDVKDMAQKAIQAVKDGRTQFVPNNWEKVFFDWLENIRPWCISRQLWWGHRIPAWYTPEGKLVVARSEAEARERLGDPTVALRQETDVLDTWFSSALWPFSTLGWPNQTEDLKTYYPTTILVTGFDIIFFWVARMMMFGLYFIDDVPFRTVYITGLVRDGMGQKMSKTKGNVVDPLEVFVRYGTDAARFTLVSAVTSGNDIKLQEKKKKDEPSDFPQMEAARNFANKIWNASRFVLMNLETGTEVETDSGDSTVPHSLPDRWILSELNQTAIDVNAALENNRFHDAAQSLYHFFWDDFCDWYIELSKQLVTATQVTPEVKAARQQIVTVLEQSLRLLHPIMPFITEELWQRLKIWRDANGETDLPESICIAPFPAGDRSLIDEEAHQDMEVLTGIITRVRNIRSEMNISPSVFFTLNVATPNEHLADMVREYEWAIKRLARVESLNVSPELPATGLAAKAVLAEVELSIPLEGVIDLEKEKTRLTNEVIRLQKQLTGLLAALSAPDFASKAPEHIVAEKNAQREELETKLAKLNEVLAMMN
- a CDS encoding NYN domain-containing protein → MAHENGRPSRPTSSHRGKVAIFIDGNNLFHAARSVGVEIDYAKLLDILRGDDTLLRAFFYTGVDQQAERQQGFLLWMRRNGYRVVEKELKTFADGTKKANLDVEIAVDMLSLADKYDTAILVSGDEDFAYAVNAVAYKGVRVEIAGFRGNTSPRLIDVADRFIELDLLVHEIAKTDRYNTGNLHRRYPPEWAGERSGSGALRQDWNGTERTPSGSLGQPRQEWPSDRQMPEAPPTAPLEPHDVS
- a CDS encoding VWA domain-containing protein, which codes for MSAPSGLAQSGRKPESPPSSNTLPFPNANPSQDDVISRVRTNEIVLPVTVRNDYGRLSTDLSARDFIIVEDGTRQEITSFNTQRVPLKVVLLLDVSGSVFSEMEAIRKASIEFVRQLSPDDEVAVIQFGKSVELLQNWTSDRAKIERAINWEYRATQANFTETHLWDGMFLAADELLPKVEGRRTILLLTDCDDNGSRVTDAQALGAVVRSNSSLYVISKARAIAEDIKQKYGGKRGAIAGTRSQANALYNRFIEDEARMSQLSERSGGKLFNAMKSEDLTTAYRQVCEELQSQYVLTYISSNETPKSTFRKISVIVTRPGMKASWREGYYLGRD
- a CDS encoding radical SAM protein gives rise to the protein MNYMTKEMLKRYGRMALGQIFPPIFLNILVTSVCDMRCVHCFFTEELDDKDRKKLQMKTNNIVRISETLGGNLGVLVIAGGEPFTRIDLPQIARAFYENNKLESIYLMSNGQIQKRILPDVERIRKECPNLNVTVALGIDGLETEHDKIRQKPGSWAKAIDTAFKLKELKKEYGGIDIQTCTCLMNSNQDRIFEWYDFLKHELKPDKINVNYIRPPSARPEELNIDLNRYQKLSKQILDDSCSASLKNIYTGDSGFFKAAIDIYMHELIAKTQVENKAQLRCWAGTAGGVIYDEGTVSSCENLPAIGNLRDFDWDFGALWASQAMADRRKHVKNGCYCTHESNCYYPSLAFNPGHLVKIKRLERNIRDSFREAEAREKATGQVAVESR
- the nadC gene encoding carboxylating nicotinate-nucleotide diphosphorylase, which codes for MRLDYNLIQHLVASFLEEDLGRGDVTTSTVVPAEADARGRFLAKQSLVLAGLEVAECVFQWLDPELQLEAFYFDGDTIPAGTEVARIAGPAHILLAGERVALNLLQRMSGIATLTRTYVKAVEGTSASICDTRKTAPGLRVFDKYAVRIGGGRNHRFGLDDGVLIKDNHIALAGGVTTAINRARQTASHLLKIEIEAANLNQVREAVEAAADVILLDNMTPEQIREAVDYIRANEPAGRKTLVEASGSITLETVRSYAEAGADLISVGALTHSVPAADISLKMTLS
- a CDS encoding YggU family protein, which translates into the protein MLPYLEKPEGITFEVKVQPNAPRTRILGQHDTALKLALAAPPVDGKANAECIRFLAKFFDLSRSQVDILTGETTRNKVILLRGLSAQAFEAKLKQIEL
- the cysK gene encoding cysteine synthase A, which gives rise to MALGVTEDITELIGKTPLLRFKHVVPAGAANVYGKLEYLNPGGSIKDRAAMGLITDAERQGFLKPGGTIIEPTAGNTGVGLALIGRARGYRIVLCVPEGYSIEKMKVTQALGGEIVYTPNELGMQGAIDKAFELSKTIPDSFVPQQFSNPANPRYHYETTGREIYEQLDGKVDAVVIGCGSAGTFSGVARYVRERNPQAVCVAVETQGSVLGGGQLGPHRVEGIGTSFIPGNFDQEVCSEIVAVMDDDAFATVRALAAQEGVLCGGSSGANVYAAIEVAKRLGPGKNVVTILPDSAERYMSKGIFDE